The following are from one region of the Lacinutrix sp. Bg11-31 genome:
- a CDS encoding TlpA disulfide reductase family protein, with amino-acid sequence MKHLSAALLLSVFVIFSCKKEEEKTNTLTMGDFELSTDVVMHNKPVTITYNGDDQDMEGIYYMLNGYKAYPQDLIFENGKATISIPDSITAIALNLKVDGDYLDNDKKGYLFPVLDKDGNTIVGSKSSMEAYKSGSGQNYGLKGDADVFAQTLEADITANPELKELWGTRYLSNVMRSDSKKGKILANTMLAELASKKELTEDDYSKISTIYRNLRDTKRIDSISKIAIEKFPNGKLKQQSLMNSFYDAKTLADKEKIFNTLETNFGMDANLSYAANSIAEQKFKAGDEVGFKLYASKITSANDKAGLYNSVAWPAAEEGKNMELASQLSKASLDLLMEAKKDITNKPAYYTENQYKKSIDNSYNMFADTYALLQYKLGNVKEAIKYQAKAIGDEKSNDVNERYIEFLIADKQYKLAADKANSFLSEGNGSSKMKDFYKTAYTILKPEATDFDAIITKIDKTNNDRELAALEETMLDEEAPQFVLRNLDGENISLEDLKGKTVILDFWATWCGPCKASFPGMQQVVEKYKDDESVVLLFVDTFEDGKNREENVAKFIKDNNYDFHVLIDGKVKDSNDYEVAKKYGITGIPTKIIIGPSGKINFRAVGFSGSNDKLKQEMDLMIALLKS; translated from the coding sequence ATGAAGCATTTATCTGCAGCCTTATTACTTTCTGTTTTTGTTATTTTCTCTTGTAAAAAAGAAGAAGAGAAAACAAATACGCTTACAATGGGAGATTTTGAACTATCAACAGACGTTGTAATGCATAACAAACCTGTTACTATTACCTATAATGGTGACGATCAAGACATGGAAGGTATTTACTATATGCTTAATGGCTATAAAGCTTATCCGCAGGATTTAATTTTCGAAAATGGAAAAGCGACAATTTCAATTCCAGATTCTATTACTGCAATAGCTTTAAATTTAAAAGTAGATGGAGACTACTTAGATAATGACAAAAAAGGGTATCTATTTCCTGTTTTAGATAAAGACGGAAATACTATTGTTGGTAGTAAATCTAGCATGGAAGCCTATAAATCTGGCAGTGGTCAAAATTACGGATTAAAAGGTGATGCAGATGTTTTTGCGCAAACACTTGAAGCAGATATTACTGCAAATCCAGAACTTAAAGAACTTTGGGGAACCAGATATTTAAGCAATGTTATGAGGAGTGACAGCAAAAAAGGCAAAATATTAGCAAACACAATGTTAGCTGAACTGGCCTCTAAAAAAGAATTAACAGAAGACGATTACAGTAAAATAAGCACTATATATAGAAACCTAAGAGACACTAAAAGAATAGATTCTATTTCTAAGATTGCTATTGAAAAGTTTCCAAATGGAAAACTGAAACAACAATCTTTAATGAATAGCTTTTACGATGCAAAAACACTAGCCGATAAAGAGAAAATTTTCAATACTCTTGAAACGAATTTTGGAATGGATGCTAATTTATCTTATGCAGCAAATAGTATTGCTGAACAAAAATTTAAAGCAGGAGACGAAGTTGGTTTTAAATTATATGCTAGTAAAATTACCAGCGCAAATGATAAAGCTGGATTATACAATAGTGTTGCTTGGCCTGCTGCAGAAGAAGGAAAAAACATGGAACTAGCTTCACAACTTTCTAAAGCTTCTTTAGACTTATTAATGGAAGCTAAAAAAGATATTACTAATAAACCTGCTTACTATACAGAAAACCAATACAAAAAAAGTATAGATAACTCTTACAACATGTTTGCAGATACTTATGCTTTATTACAATACAAATTAGGTAACGTAAAAGAAGCCATAAAGTATCAAGCCAAAGCTATTGGTGATGAAAAAAGTAACGATGTTAACGAGCGTTACATAGAATTTTTGATTGCAGACAAGCAATATAAATTAGCTGCAGATAAAGCGAACTCGTTTTTAAGTGAAGGTAATGGTTCTAGCAAAATGAAAGACTTTTACAAAACAGCTTACACAATTTTAAAGCCAGAGGCTACAGATTTTGATGCTATAATTACTAAAATCGACAAAACTAATAACGATAGAGAATTAGCAGCATTAGAAGAAACCATGCTAGATGAAGAAGCACCACAATTTGTGCTTAGAAATTTAGACGGCGAAAACATCTCTCTTGAAGATTTAAAAGGAAAGACTGTTATTTTAGATTTCTGGGCAACCTGGTGTGGACCTTGTAAAGCTTCTTTTCCAGGGATGCAACAAGTAGTAGAAAAGTATAAAGACGATGAAAGTGTTGTTTTACTTTTTGTAGATACTTTTGAAGATGGTAAAAACAGAGAAGAAAATGTAGCTAAATTTATTAAAGACAACAACTACGATTTCCATGTGTTAATAGATGGTAAAGTGAAAGATAGCAACGATTATGAAGTTGCTAAAAAATATGGTATAACAGGAATACCTACTAAAATAATTATTGGCCCTAGCGGAAAAATAAACTTTAGAGCTGTTGGTTTTAGTGGTAGTAACGACAAACTAAAACAAGAAATGGACTTAATGATAGCGTTGTTGAAGTCTTAA
- a CDS encoding patatin-like phospholipase family protein encodes MNIKNLALKGGGVKGIAYVGALKELDKAEIYKGIERVSGTSAGAIVALMIALQLAPSEIEALMRKLDFKAFKSGWNPIRIFTKYGLYSGDEILKFIYKCYVASKKELSEKATFSDFEKAGCKELIVFASDLNTKNICEFSAYKTPDCIVAEAVRASMSIPFFFKGWQFSNSIPNNHIYVDGGVIFNYPLSFFDKPRFHKDGIEYHQESLGLFLEPKKIYEKNSDDNEESLATEKVHGFKKTIYLNEFKYGMWIFLYIKHLFDTLMNSQDIDLFEESHLVDRTIFIDDLGISATNFNLTDQDKTNLVDSGSKGALRYFEYKKNKETAIN; translated from the coding sequence ATGAATATCAAAAACTTAGCATTAAAAGGAGGAGGCGTTAAAGGCATTGCTTACGTTGGTGCTTTAAAAGAACTAGATAAAGCTGAAATTTATAAAGGAATTGAGCGAGTTTCTGGAACGTCTGCAGGAGCAATTGTAGCATTAATGATTGCTTTACAATTGGCACCTTCAGAAATTGAAGCATTAATGCGTAAGTTAGATTTTAAGGCTTTTAAAAGCGGATGGAATCCTATAAGAATATTTACTAAATACGGTTTGTATAGTGGAGATGAAATTCTAAAATTTATATATAAATGCTATGTAGCTTCTAAAAAAGAACTTTCAGAAAAAGCTACATTTAGCGATTTTGAAAAGGCAGGATGTAAAGAGTTAATAGTTTTTGCATCAGATTTAAACACAAAAAATATTTGCGAATTTTCTGCATATAAAACACCAGATTGTATTGTTGCAGAAGCTGTTAGAGCATCAATGTCTATTCCGTTTTTCTTTAAAGGATGGCAGTTTTCAAACAGTATACCAAATAATCATATTTATGTAGATGGTGGTGTGATTTTTAATTATCCGTTGTCTTTTTTCGATAAACCACGTTTTCATAAAGATGGCATTGAGTATCATCAAGAATCTCTAGGTCTTTTTTTAGAACCTAAAAAGATTTACGAAAAGAATAGTGATGATAATGAAGAAAGCCTTGCTACCGAAAAAGTACATGGTTTTAAAAAAACAATATACCTAAATGAGTTTAAATATGGTATGTGGATATTTCTATACATCAAGCATTTGTTTGATACTTTAATGAATTCTCAAGATATTGATTTGTTTGAAGAAAGCCATTTAGTAGATCGTACTATTTTTATAGATGATTTAGGTATTTCTGCTACAAATTTTAACCTAACAGATCAAGATAAAACCAATCTTGTAGACTCTGGAAGTAAAGGAGCACTTAGATATTTTGAATATAAAAAAAACAAAGAAACCGCTATTAATTAA
- a CDS encoding Dyp-type peroxidase, protein MDTIELQDVQGYVFRAYGNMQFSRFALLKITNAEAAKRWISAISSQLTNASIVVKEQLPETCLNIAFAPNGLKALGLSEKNINTFSPPFKEGMTTVHRTSILGDIDSSSPENWFWGGLKNEPVELALLVFGKDKATCLDYFNALKIDFEKHGLEEHRNLDGISLKDNKEHFGFRDGIAQPIVRGSGRTGPEHNTVNAGEFILGYKNNYKVYPDSPTIAEAQGNMDLLPPSPLREGKKDLGKNGSYFIVRQMQQDVEGFWNFMNDRTRNDDGAFNEEASIKLASKMMGRWPSGSPISKFPDKDPGGVSDNNDFLYAKDDPKGLKCPFGSHARRMNPRDSFETDSPKKSLLLSNRHRLIRRARAYGDPIVGAPNNNKPKGDVGLYFNCFSADISRQFEFLQYTWSNYPKIKELYSDPDPIIGVVENPKEDEEQQFTLQGCPINKTEKNLKRFVTIKGGAYFFFPSITTIRYLCSL, encoded by the coding sequence ATGGATACAATAGAATTACAAGATGTTCAAGGTTATGTTTTTAGAGCTTATGGTAATATGCAGTTTTCCAGATTTGCATTGCTTAAAATTACTAATGCTGAAGCTGCAAAACGTTGGATTAGTGCAATTAGTAGCCAGTTAACCAATGCTTCAATTGTAGTAAAAGAGCAATTGCCAGAAACGTGCTTAAATATTGCTTTTGCACCAAATGGTCTTAAAGCGTTAGGTCTTTCAGAAAAAAACATCAATACGTTTTCTCCTCCTTTTAAAGAAGGTATGACTACTGTGCACAGAACAAGTATTCTTGGAGATATAGATAGTAGTTCTCCCGAAAATTGGTTTTGGGGAGGATTAAAAAATGAACCTGTAGAATTGGCGCTTTTGGTATTTGGGAAAGACAAAGCAACCTGTTTAGACTATTTTAATGCGCTTAAAATAGATTTTGAAAAGCATGGCTTAGAAGAACATAGGAATCTTGATGGTATTTCATTAAAAGATAATAAAGAGCATTTTGGTTTTCGTGATGGCATTGCGCAGCCAATAGTTAGAGGAAGTGGTAGAACAGGACCAGAGCATAACACTGTAAATGCTGGAGAGTTTATTTTAGGCTATAAAAATAATTATAAAGTATATCCAGATTCACCAACCATTGCAGAGGCACAAGGTAATATGGATTTGTTGCCACCTAGCCCATTAAGAGAAGGGAAAAAGGATTTAGGTAAAAACGGAAGCTATTTTATTGTTAGGCAAATGCAACAAGATGTTGAAGGTTTCTGGAACTTTATGAATGATAGAACACGTAACGATGATGGTGCTTTTAACGAAGAAGCAAGTATAAAATTAGCTTCGAAAATGATGGGAAGATGGCCAAGTGGCTCTCCAATTTCTAAATTCCCAGATAAAGATCCTGGAGGCGTAAGTGATAACAATGATTTTTTATATGCTAAAGACGATCCTAAAGGTTTAAAATGCCCATTTGGTTCGCATGCAAGACGTATGAATCCTAGAGATAGTTTTGAAACAGATTCTCCCAAAAAATCATTATTACTCAGTAACCGTCATCGTTTAATTCGTAGAGCGAGAGCCTATGGAGATCCTATTGTTGGCGCTCCAAATAACAACAAACCTAAAGGAGATGTTGGCTTATATTTTAATTGCTTTAGTGCGGATATTAGTAGGCAATTTGAGTTTTTACAATATACTTGGTCTAATTATCCTAAGATAAAAGAATTGTATAGCGATCCAGATCCTATTATTGGTGTGGTAGAAAACCCTAAAGAAGACGAAGAACAGCAATTTACTCTACAAGGTTGTCCAATTAATAAAACAGAAAAAAATCTAAAACGATTTGTAACCATTAAAGGTGGTGCTTATTTCTTTTTTCCATCGATAACAACCATACGTTATTTGTGTAGTTTGTAA
- a CDS encoding HD domain-containing protein codes for MIDNFTEIYNHVLAILNAKLPSYLTYHNTNHTLYILENAIYIAHKENVSKPDLYLLKIAALFHDTGFIYSYDTHEEKSCEIAKNELKKFNVSNEDISTICNIIRATKVPQNPKTLLENILADADLEYLATTNFKKVGDKLFEELKHFKPQTTRKKWNATQIKFIKNHHYHTSFCKHYKEHRKQKNLNLLLKL; via the coding sequence ATGATAGACAATTTTACAGAAATATATAATCATGTTTTAGCGATTTTAAATGCTAAACTCCCAAGTTATTTAACGTATCACAACACAAATCACACCTTATATATTTTAGAAAACGCAATATATATAGCCCATAAAGAAAATGTTTCTAAACCAGATTTATACTTACTAAAAATAGCTGCACTATTTCATGATACAGGTTTTATTTATAGTTATGATACTCACGAAGAAAAAAGTTGTGAGATTGCTAAAAATGAATTAAAAAAATTTAATGTTTCAAATGAAGACATAAGCACCATTTGCAACATTATTCGCGCAACAAAGGTTCCTCAAAATCCAAAAACGCTATTAGAAAACATTTTAGCAGATGCTGATTTAGAATACCTTGCTACTACTAATTTTAAAAAAGTGGGCGATAAACTGTTTGAAGAATTAAAACATTTTAAACCTCAAACCACAAGAAAAAAATGGAATGCTACTCAAATTAAATTTATAAAAAATCATCATTATCATACTTCATTTTGCAAACACTATAAAGAACATAGAAAGCAAAAAAACCTTAATTTGCTTCTAAAATTATAA
- a CDS encoding YitT family protein, giving the protein MSNTNLETIDLKSVFCIKSILWKLFGVGFAVIAIKGFMIPNHFLDGGLLGISILIHEFYHINVGIPLILLNIPFVILGYKIIGKNFAIHSFVSLILLGVFITVLPIPTVTHDHFLTAVFGGVFVGLGIGFVIRGGGVIDGLEILADYTNEQYGFSTSEIIVAINTILFLIIACFLGIEKAMYSILTFFTAIKVSDYVVDGFEKLISLTIISPNPEVIKSLIVNDFNKAITTYKGERGNLPGSFGIKQDCDIVVAVVTRLEVHKIKKAIKLKDPKAFMYIQSIREVGGGITNKKKHH; this is encoded by the coding sequence ATGAGTAACACTAATTTAGAAACCATAGATTTAAAAAGTGTCTTTTGTATAAAATCTATCCTTTGGAAACTTTTTGGAGTTGGATTTGCTGTTATTGCTATAAAAGGTTTTATGATTCCTAATCATTTTTTAGATGGTGGATTGCTGGGAATTTCAATCTTAATTCATGAATTTTACCATATAAATGTTGGCATTCCATTAATACTATTAAATATTCCTTTTGTTATTCTTGGCTATAAAATTATTGGTAAAAATTTCGCTATTCATTCTTTTGTTTCACTTATTTTACTTGGCGTTTTTATTACAGTTTTACCAATTCCAACAGTTACTCACGATCACTTTCTAACTGCTGTTTTTGGTGGTGTATTTGTTGGGTTAGGCATTGGTTTTGTTATTCGTGGTGGAGGCGTTATTGATGGTTTAGAAATTCTTGCAGATTATACTAACGAGCAATATGGTTTTTCAACTTCCGAAATTATTGTTGCCATTAACACAATCCTGTTTTTAATTATTGCATGCTTCTTAGGCATTGAAAAAGCAATGTATTCTATTTTAACTTTTTTTACTGCTATTAAAGTTTCAGATTATGTTGTAGATGGTTTCGAAAAACTAATTTCATTAACTATTATTTCGCCAAATCCAGAAGTAATTAAAAGTCTAATAGTAAACGATTTTAATAAAGCGATTACAACCTACAAAGGCGAACGCGGTAATTTACCAGGATCTTTTGGCATTAAACAAGATTGCGATATTGTAGTAGCAGTAGTAACGCGATTAGAAGTACACAAAATAAAGAAAGCTATTAAGCTTAAAGATCCAAAAGCTTTTATGTATATTCAAAGTATTAGAGAAGTTGGTGGAGGTATTACAAATAAAAAGAAGCATCATTAA
- a CDS encoding SRPBCC family protein, producing MKNPATNTLQIGYEYISSDEDKIIQEMIDEMQAQMDRVYAQKKMPRQIHTKMHGCVKAKFIIEPDLKEALKIGVFKTVKTYNCWVRFSNSQSKPQKDKKKDIRGIAIKLMDVQGEKLLNNKRHETTHDFLLMSSETFFSKNIKEFRGTLKASTAKNKLKLLLYFLNPKHWSLLKRLMGTFIKCKNPLEIPYWSTQPYRFGALDKAVKYYLKPSADNCYVNENIKEPHYLKINMAQTLYNHPAKFDFFVQFQTDATTMPIEDPTVPWTSQYVKLATLEIPPQQFNTNKQLEFGENLSFNSWHVLPEHRPLGSFNRVRKRVYEFMAEYRHKKNGVPDVEPKADASFFNNVHIHDKNRINVAIPKNKALKKTAQVTINCSKATAFNFITNGEKLPNWLKKHGSIPAVLYTKNNAETYDFVGAKRTVYLDKNQSTLEELLSYNPFANYSYRITEFTNSIKHFSNTAYAQVWFNTIDDKTRITWDYTFTYKNIFSRLILNLILTFVFKKFMQASLNNAKKYIENGD from the coding sequence ATGAAAAACCCAGCAACCAATACATTGCAAATAGGTTATGAATATATTTCTTCAGATGAAGATAAAATTATTCAGGAAATGATTGACGAGATGCAAGCTCAAATGGATAGAGTTTATGCCCAGAAGAAAATGCCTCGTCAAATTCACACTAAAATGCATGGTTGTGTAAAAGCAAAATTCATAATAGAACCAGACCTAAAAGAAGCATTAAAAATAGGTGTTTTTAAAACAGTCAAAACATATAATTGCTGGGTACGTTTTTCGAATTCTCAATCTAAACCGCAAAAAGATAAAAAGAAAGATATTAGAGGTATTGCAATTAAATTAATGGATGTTCAAGGAGAAAAGTTACTAAACAATAAACGACATGAAACCACTCACGATTTTTTATTAATGAGCAGCGAAACATTTTTCTCTAAAAACATTAAAGAGTTTAGAGGTACACTAAAAGCATCTACTGCAAAAAACAAATTAAAATTATTGCTCTATTTTTTAAACCCGAAACATTGGAGTTTGTTAAAAAGGTTAATGGGTACTTTTATAAAATGCAAAAATCCGTTAGAAATACCATATTGGAGCACACAACCTTATCGTTTTGGCGCATTAGACAAGGCTGTAAAATATTATTTAAAACCATCTGCAGATAATTGTTATGTAAACGAAAACATAAAAGAGCCTCATTATTTAAAAATAAATATGGCGCAGACCTTGTATAATCATCCTGCAAAGTTCGACTTCTTTGTGCAGTTTCAAACAGATGCAACGACAATGCCAATAGAAGACCCAACTGTGCCGTGGACCTCGCAATATGTAAAATTGGCAACTTTAGAAATTCCGCCACAACAGTTTAACACAAACAAACAATTAGAGTTTGGGGAGAACTTATCTTTTAATAGTTGGCATGTGCTTCCAGAACACAGACCGTTAGGCAGTTTTAATCGTGTTAGAAAACGTGTTTACGAGTTTATGGCTGAATATAGACACAAAAAAAATGGAGTACCAGATGTTGAACCAAAAGCGGATGCTTCATTTTTTAATAATGTACATATTCATGATAAGAATAGAATTAACGTCGCAATTCCAAAAAATAAAGCGTTAAAAAAAACAGCCCAAGTAACTATAAATTGCTCTAAAGCGACTGCTTTTAACTTTATTACAAATGGTGAAAAATTACCAAATTGGTTAAAAAAACACGGTTCCATTCCTGCAGTACTCTATACTAAAAACAACGCAGAAACTTATGACTTTGTTGGTGCAAAAAGAACAGTTTATTTAGATAAGAATCAATCTACTTTAGAAGAACTTTTAAGCTATAATCCTTTTGCAAACTACTCCTATAGAATTACAGAATTCACAAACTCCATAAAGCATTTCTCGAACACTGCATACGCACAAGTTTGGTTTAATACTATAGATGATAAAACCCGAATTACTTGGGACTACACTTTTACTTACAAGAACATTTTTTCAAGATTAATATTAAACTTGATTTTAACTTTTGTGTTTAAAAAATTTATGCAAGCAAGCTTAAATAACGCAAAAAAATATATCGAAAATGGTGATTAA
- a CDS encoding adenylate/guanylate cyclase domain-containing protein encodes MTNNTLIKKRQLACIMFTDIVGFTSLMSKDEGLALKTLDENRVIHRAILKKYDGEWIKELGDGILATFSTATDAVSASSEIHIATKSNPNLNLRIGLHLSEIICENGDVFGDGVNIAARIEPTAPTGGTHISQAVQSNLYNKKGIETKFIGEFNLKNVKNDMKIYQVLVTDEFESIVNIKKEDFNTNNTETHKKSIAVMPFLNMTNDKDQEYFCEGIAEEILIILSNVKDLKIIGRSSSFQFKNSKLSQKEISAILNVNHILDGSVRRSGNRLRINAHLSNVQEDRQIWAERYDRELTDIFEIQDDIASKIAKELKVSLLDNSKKVNPVNMEAYEMLLKGRFYEEQFIQGFDKALTCYTRAIELEPDYAEAYAALANIHFLYTMYLIHPPRDGFRRAQHYADKALSINNEIAEAHFLIGQINFWYHWDFNTAKTQYIKATQASVPFYFSGVAIDPWYYAFVKGDFESAVNATLTIMETNPLSFFYQFLLSCYYTWGRQPKKAREVLNNLLIAIPRHSDAQRLLAYNSLLENDSARAVTEARKAVELAHGLGWSQITLSIALAQNKQTEEAYDLLNSLQSNLEQVNISPLGIGLIYAYLNDFDNAFLYLNKAIKYKDIWMVSLKYGPEFDPLRKDPRFDTLLEQIGYPDYTQKDY; translated from the coding sequence ATGACCAATAATACTCTTATAAAAAAAAGACAACTTGCCTGTATCATGTTTACAGACATTGTTGGGTTTACATCTTTAATGAGTAAAGATGAAGGCTTAGCCCTTAAAACTCTTGACGAAAATAGAGTTATCCATCGCGCAATCCTTAAAAAGTATGATGGAGAATGGATAAAAGAGCTAGGCGATGGTATTTTAGCCACCTTTTCTACTGCTACAGATGCTGTTTCTGCTTCATCAGAAATACATATAGCAACAAAAAGCAATCCAAATTTAAACTTAAGAATTGGTTTACATTTAAGTGAAATTATTTGCGAGAATGGAGATGTTTTTGGTGATGGCGTAAACATAGCCGCCAGAATAGAACCCACTGCGCCTACTGGTGGCACACATATTTCTCAAGCTGTACAAAGTAATCTTTACAACAAAAAAGGAATTGAAACCAAATTTATTGGTGAATTTAACCTGAAGAATGTAAAAAATGACATGAAAATTTATCAGGTTTTAGTAACCGATGAATTTGAAAGTATAGTCAACATAAAAAAAGAAGATTTCAATACAAATAATACAGAAACACATAAAAAAAGTATTGCTGTAATGCCTTTTTTAAACATGACTAACGATAAAGATCAAGAATACTTTTGTGAAGGTATTGCAGAAGAAATTTTAATTATATTATCCAATGTAAAAGACTTAAAAATTATAGGCAGAAGCTCCTCTTTTCAATTTAAAAACAGCAAATTATCACAAAAAGAAATCAGTGCTATATTAAATGTCAATCATATTCTCGATGGAAGTGTAAGACGAAGTGGCAACAGATTAAGAATTAATGCACATTTAAGCAACGTTCAAGAAGATCGACAAATTTGGGCAGAACGTTATGATAGAGAACTAACAGATATTTTTGAAATCCAGGATGATATTGCTTCAAAAATCGCGAAAGAACTTAAAGTAAGCTTGTTGGATAACTCTAAAAAAGTAAATCCTGTAAATATGGAAGCTTACGAAATGCTTTTAAAAGGTAGGTTTTACGAAGAGCAATTTATACAAGGATTCGACAAAGCACTAACATGCTACACACGTGCAATAGAACTAGAACCAGACTATGCCGAAGCTTATGCAGCTTTAGCCAACATCCATTTTCTGTATACAATGTATCTTATTCATCCTCCAAGAGATGGTTTTAGAAGAGCACAACATTATGCAGATAAAGCCTTATCTATTAATAATGAAATTGCCGAAGCCCATTTTCTTATTGGTCAAATAAATTTTTGGTATCACTGGGATTTTAACACAGCAAAAACGCAATATATTAAGGCAACACAAGCTAGCGTTCCTTTCTATTTTTCTGGAGTTGCCATAGATCCTTGGTATTATGCTTTTGTAAAAGGTGATTTTGAAAGCGCAGTAAATGCTACTTTAACCATTATGGAAACCAATCCGCTATCCTTCTTTTATCAATTTCTATTGAGTTGCTATTATACTTGGGGAAGACAACCTAAAAAGGCTAGAGAAGTATTAAATAATTTGTTAATAGCAATACCTCGTCACTCAGACGCGCAACGCCTATTAGCCTACAATAGCTTACTAGAAAATGATAGTGCTAGAGCTGTAACCGAAGCTAGAAAAGCTGTTGAATTAGCGCATGGTTTGGGATGGTCTCAAATAACATTAAGTATTGCTTTAGCACAAAATAAACAAACAGAAGAAGCTTACGACCTTTTAAATAGTTTACAATCTAATTTAGAACAAGTAAATATTTCACCACTTGGAATTGGACTTATATACGCTTATTTAAATGATTTTGACAATGCTTTTTTATACTTAAACAAAGCCATAAAATATAAAGATATCTGGATGGTATCTTTAAAATATGGTCCTGAATTTGATCCTTTACGGAAAGACCCAAGATTCGATACACTTTTAGAACAAATTGGATATCCAGATTATACACAAAAGGATTATTAA
- a CDS encoding DUF1361 domain-containing protein → MKPKIHELKFLKKIGVSNIFKTIFPRKQQSVSIIFMLMLFSFAILFIRVSITKTLYYTFLVWNVFLAVIPYIITMYFLDKKKLDKVSFALVFFTWLAFLPNAPYIITDLFHLSKSTYNNIWIDTLVISTFAITGMLLFYFSLFQMKDILLKFFNRKKSKTIIITTIFLSAFGVYIGRFLRYNSWEILSDPFQLFNDIINMLFHPIEHKDVWLFTFSFGLFLQLGYSVFKHLKKTNI, encoded by the coding sequence ATGAAACCTAAGATTCACGAACTCAAATTTTTAAAAAAAATTGGTGTGAGTAATATCTTTAAAACCATTTTTCCAAGAAAACAACAGTCTGTTAGCATCATATTTATGCTAATGCTATTCAGTTTTGCCATTCTATTTATTAGAGTTTCAATAACCAAAACACTATACTATACTTTTTTAGTTTGGAATGTTTTCTTAGCAGTTATTCCTTATATAATTACTATGTACTTTTTAGATAAAAAGAAGCTAGATAAAGTTAGCTTTGCGCTAGTCTTTTTTACTTGGCTAGCATTTTTACCAAACGCACCATATATTATTACAGATTTGTTTCATTTAAGCAAAAGCACCTATAACAATATCTGGATAGACACATTAGTAATTAGCACATTTGCCATTACTGGTATGTTATTATTCTATTTTTCTTTGTTTCAAATGAAAGATATACTGTTAAAGTTTTTCAACAGAAAAAAATCTAAAACTATAATTATAACAACCATTTTCTTATCTGCTTTTGGTGTTTATATTGGTCGGTTTTTACGCTATAATTCTTGGGAAATATTAAGTGATCCTTTTCAACTGTTTAACGATATTATTAATATGCTATTTCATCCCATAGAACACAAAGACGTTTGGTTGTTTACTTTCTCTTTTGGGCTATTTTTACAACTAGGCTATTCTGTTTTTAAGCATTTAAAAAAAACAAATATTTAA
- a CDS encoding DUF2809 domain-containing protein, which yields MKITFQPYYFAVFYTLLLVEIAIALLLKGGFIRHTFGDFLSVIVLYCLIKSFVDIKPGLLTIIVLLIAFVIEFLQLANILDFLNLRDNRLIATIFGTSFSIQDLVAYTLGALFILITDIILTKKASKK from the coding sequence ATGAAAATTACATTTCAACCTTACTACTTCGCGGTATTTTACACTTTGCTATTAGTAGAAATAGCAATTGCATTGCTACTTAAAGGAGGATTTATCAGGCATACTTTTGGCGATTTCTTGTCGGTAATTGTACTCTACTGCTTAATAAAAAGCTTTGTAGACATAAAACCAGGGCTACTTACCATAATTGTTCTTTTAATAGCATTTGTTATTGAGTTTCTACAATTAGCAAACATTCTAGATTTTCTTAATCTAAGAGACAACAGATTAATAGCAACAATATTTGGTACTTCTTTTAGTATTCAAGACCTCGTCGCTTATACTTTAGGCGCATTATTCATATTGATTACAGATATAATATTAACAAAAAAAGCATCAAAAAAATGA